The Eubacteriaceae bacterium Marseille-Q4139 genome has a window encoding:
- a CDS encoding LTA synthase family protein encodes MRVQNDDLHKQEAAPLKETALFILPPVTAFYLMQFVYGANPWEMELFAALGNILCIGTVYFLLCAVTGYPAACCIAVHALCGVWGAVNYFVSVYRGTPVLPWDLTALGTAFAVSGTYSFFPTWRMAAGILFLGGLCWALRKQILTGRFLPDFRNAFFRGAVLAAGVLCLMPVLEPERLTAFGIEPDVWNQTEAYKNGGVVGVFLRNTEFMEVEKPENMTAERAKEILDGTKREPLPEISAGRPNIVAIMNESWADFEEFGNLSLTESVTDYMDSLTDAVRGHAYTSVFGAGTSASEFEFLTGNSMAFLPSGSIPYQQYILGDSPSMASILKENGYRTLAFHPGERTSWQRNLAYPRLGFDAFLCGEDMNVTATEEHGYISDASDFRQIIWEFENKEPGDPLFLFNVTIQNHGSYTAKDYPAEVQLADKPGRYPMAEQYLTLANKTDEALRLLIDYFSGYDEPVLLVMFGDHQPSVEQEFLDEAYGVRQEDMTMEQYMGKFRVPFLIWANYPLPEDGPEVTSLNFLGQYVLRYAGIEPDGYGAYLWEFQKELLAMTFVGYMDREGNAYSHLETNGFSERIEEYRGVQYERVFGDSYNEN; translated from the coding sequence ATGAGAGTACAGAATGATGATTTACATAAACAGGAAGCGGCGCCTTTAAAGGAAACGGCGCTTTTTATCCTTCCGCCGGTGACGGCTTTTTATCTGATGCAGTTCGTCTACGGGGCGAATCCGTGGGAGATGGAGCTTTTTGCAGCGCTGGGAAACATTCTCTGCATCGGCACCGTCTATTTTCTCCTCTGCGCCGTGACCGGGTACCCGGCGGCCTGCTGCATCGCCGTCCATGCCTTGTGCGGCGTTTGGGGCGCTGTCAATTATTTTGTCTCGGTCTATCGCGGGACGCCGGTGCTTCCGTGGGATCTGACGGCGCTTGGGACGGCCTTTGCCGTGTCAGGGACATACAGTTTCTTTCCTACCTGGCGGATGGCGGCCGGAATTTTATTCCTTGGCGGGCTTTGCTGGGCCCTGAGAAAACAGATCCTCACCGGCCGCTTCCTTCCGGATTTCAGGAACGCATTTTTCCGGGGCGCTGTTCTGGCGGCCGGTGTGCTCTGCCTGATGCCTGTGCTTGAGCCGGAACGGCTTACGGCCTTTGGCATCGAGCCGGACGTGTGGAACCAGACCGAGGCCTATAAAAACGGCGGCGTAGTCGGCGTCTTTCTGCGGAACACGGAATTTATGGAAGTGGAAAAGCCGGAAAACATGACGGCGGAGCGCGCAAAGGAAATTCTTGACGGGACAAAGAGGGAGCCGCTTCCGGAAATTTCCGCGGGCCGGCCGAACATTGTCGCTATTATGAATGAATCCTGGGCGGATTTTGAGGAATTCGGAAACCTTTCCCTGACGGAGAGCGTGACGGATTACATGGATTCCCTGACGGATGCCGTGCGGGGACATGCTTACACGTCGGTATTCGGCGCAGGAACCAGCGCCAGTGAGTTCGAGTTTCTGACGGGGAATTCCATGGCGTTTCTTCCCTCCGGCAGCATTCCTTACCAGCAGTATATCCTGGGGGACAGCCCGTCGATGGCTTCCATATTAAAAGAAAACGGTTACAGGACGTTGGCCTTCCATCCCGGCGAGCGGACGTCCTGGCAGAGGAACCTGGCGTACCCGCGCCTTGGCTTTGACGCGTTTCTATGCGGGGAAGACATGAACGTGACGGCAACGGAGGAGCACGGCTATATCAGCGATGCGTCGGACTTCAGACAGATTATCTGGGAATTTGAGAACAAAGAGCCGGGTGATCCGCTGTTTTTGTTTAACGTGACGATTCAGAACCACGGAAGCTACACGGCGAAGGACTATCCGGCCGAAGTACAGCTTGCCGATAAACCGGGCAGGTATCCCATGGCCGAGCAGTACCTGACCCTGGCAAACAAGACGGATGAAGCCCTGCGGCTTTTGATTGATTATTTTTCCGGATACGATGAGCCGGTGCTTCTCGTCATGTTCGGCGACCATCAGCCGTCGGTGGAGCAGGAGTTCCTGGATGAGGCATACGGCGTCAGACAGGAGGACATGACGATGGAACAGTATATGGGAAAATTCCGTGTCCCGTTCCTCATCTGGGCCAATTATCCGCTGCCGGAAGACGGGCCGGAGGTTACGAGCCTCAATTTCCTGGGCCAGTACGTCCTCCGGTACGCAGGCATCGAGCCGGACGGCTACGGCGCATACCTCTGGGAATTCCAAAAAGAGCTGCTGGCCATGACCTTTGTCGGCTATATGGATCGAGAGGGGAATGCGTACAGCCATTTGGAGACGAATGGGTTTTCGGAGAGGATTGAGGAGTATCGGGGTGTGCAGTATGAGAGGGTGTTTGGTGACTCTTATAATGAAAACTAA
- a CDS encoding ABC-F family ATP-binding cassette domain-containing protein produces MNLVTAEHLTKSYTERLLFDDTDFSINEGEKVGLIGVNGTGKSTLLKIVAGLEEPDSGRVVRGRNLEIRYLPQNPVFDDGDTVLQCVLKDNEGHEHVWDLESQAKAMLNRLGITDHSAKVETLSGGQKKRVALASVLLSTAGLLILDEPTNHLDSEMADWLEDYLRKFKGALLMITHDRYFLDSVTNRIVELDNGKLYSYQANYEGFLKLKAERMDMERATERKRQSILRVELAWMQRGARARSTKQKGRIMRYEELKDRKGPAEEESVEMESVSSRLGRTTVELSDICKAYGDKVLIRDYTYFFLKNDRIGYIGPNGSGKSTLMKIIAGWIKPDSGTVEIGQTVKLGYFSQENEDMDTSLKVIDYIRNVAEYVKTKDGSISASQMLERFLFPPSMQYTVIEKLSGGERRRLYLLKILMSAPNVLILDEPTNDLDIKTLMILEDYLDSFQGIVITVSHDRYFLDRVVRRIFAFEGNGTLRQYEGGFTDYQAAKAEREAALLETGAASGQAGQPAEKLRDEKKRTEKPREKKLKFSYMEQKEWDTIEDDIAALEEKISGLEAQMEAAATDYGKLRGLTEEKDEAEARLEEKMERWMYLNELAEKIASQK; encoded by the coding sequence ATGAATCTAGTGACAGCAGAGCATTTGACAAAATCCTATACGGAGCGGCTTCTTTTTGACGACACGGATTTTTCTATCAATGAGGGCGAAAAGGTAGGCCTGATCGGCGTCAACGGGACGGGAAAATCCACGCTTTTAAAGATTGTGGCAGGCCTTGAGGAGCCGGACTCCGGCCGCGTGGTGCGTGGCCGGAACCTGGAGATCCGCTATCTGCCGCAGAATCCTGTTTTCGACGACGGCGACACGGTGCTCCAGTGCGTCCTGAAGGACAACGAAGGGCATGAGCATGTCTGGGATCTGGAAAGCCAGGCCAAGGCCATGTTAAACCGCCTCGGGATTACCGATCACAGTGCGAAGGTGGAGACACTTTCCGGTGGCCAGAAAAAGCGGGTGGCGCTGGCGAGCGTCCTTTTATCCACGGCAGGTCTTTTAATCCTGGACGAGCCGACGAACCATTTGGACAGCGAGATGGCCGACTGGCTCGAGGACTATCTGAGGAAATTTAAGGGTGCGCTTCTCATGATTACCCATGACCGGTATTTCCTCGACAGCGTGACGAACCGCATTGTGGAGCTGGATAACGGAAAGCTTTACAGCTATCAGGCCAATTACGAGGGCTTTTTAAAATTAAAGGCAGAGCGCATGGACATGGAACGGGCAACGGAGCGGAAGCGCCAGTCCATCCTGCGGGTGGAGTTAGCCTGGATGCAGCGGGGCGCAAGGGCGCGTTCCACGAAGCAGAAGGGCCGCATCATGCGCTATGAGGAATTAAAAGACAGGAAAGGGCCGGCAGAAGAAGAGTCTGTGGAGATGGAGTCCGTATCCAGCCGCCTCGGCCGGACGACCGTGGAATTATCCGATATCTGCAAGGCCTATGGGGACAAGGTTTTAATCCGTGACTACACGTACTTTTTCCTGAAAAACGACAGGATCGGCTATATCGGCCCCAACGGAAGCGGAAAATCCACGTTGATGAAAATCATCGCCGGATGGATCAAGCCGGATTCCGGTACCGTGGAAATCGGCCAGACCGTGAAGCTTGGCTATTTTTCCCAGGAAAACGAGGACATGGACACGAGTCTTAAGGTCATCGACTACATCCGGAACGTGGCCGAATATGTAAAAACGAAAGACGGCAGCATCAGCGCCTCCCAGATGTTAGAGCGCTTTTTGTTCCCGCCGTCCATGCAGTACACGGTGATTGAAAAGCTTTCCGGCGGCGAGAGAAGGCGTCTCTACTTATTAAAGATACTGATGAGCGCGCCGAATGTGCTGATTCTCGATGAGCCAACCAACGACCTGGACATCAAAACGCTGATGATTTTGGAGGACTACCTGGACAGCTTCCAGGGCATCGTCATCACCGTTTCCCACGACCGGTATTTCTTAGACCGTGTCGTCCGCCGGATTTTTGCCTTCGAGGGCAATGGAACGCTTCGCCAGTATGAGGGCGGGTTCACCGATTATCAGGCGGCAAAGGCGGAGCGGGAGGCGGCCCTTTTGGAAACAGGAGCCGCGTCCGGGCAGGCGGGACAGCCGGCCGAAAAGCTCCGCGATGAGAAAAAACGGACAGAAAAACCGCGGGAGAAGAAGCTCAAATTCTCCTACATGGAACAGAAGGAATGGGATACCATCGAGGACGACATCGCCGCATTGGAAGAGAAAATCTCCGGGCTGGAAGCGCAGATGGAAGCGGCAGCCACGGATTACGGAAAGCTTCGCGGCCTCACCGAGGAAAAAGACGAGGCGGAGGCCCGGCTGGAAGAAAAAATGGAGCGGTGGATGTACCTAAACGAGCTGGCGGAGAAAATTGCGTCCCAGAAATAG
- a CDS encoding ABC transporter ATP-binding protein, with product MAQNKTNTTPSTTARGQRAPKGVLRRLLRTLFEFYPVLLPVTMVCILINAVVSAAPAIFMQNIIAVVDDSYKSGDWAAVSGKILSFVAILVTMYIVSLIAGAFYTQMMAIITQGSLRKLREKMFSHMQDLPLRYFDTNGHGDIMSYYTNDVDTLRQLISQSLPQMTISAVQLLTIFCIMMYYSITLGVIVVLGVVLMVFAAKAITARSSKYFLRQQITIAKAEAFMEEMITGQKVIKVFCHEEAAKADFDKVNGEIFYNARNGNRFANILMPLLGNVGNVMYVVVAVAGGALLLTDVPNFSISGMAFSISIVVPFLNMTKQFAGAIGQVSNQINMVIMGLAGAHRIFALLDEEPEKDEGYVTLVNARENPDGTLTECEERTHIWAWKHPHHDGTLTYTRLRGDVRFYDVDFGYTPEKTVLHDISLYAKPGQKVAFVGSTGAGKTTITNLINRFYDIEDGKIRYDDININKIKKADLRRSLGIILQDTNLFTGTVMDNIRYGKLDATDEECISAAKLAGADDFITRLPEGYNTMLTGNGANLSQGQRQLLAIARAAVADPPVMIMDEATSSIDTRTEAIVQRGMDALMAGRTVFVIAHRLSTVQNSNAIMVLDHGRIIERGTHEDLIKLKGTYYQLYTGALELD from the coding sequence ATGGCACAGAATAAAACCAATACGACTCCTTCCACGACGGCCCGCGGCCAGCGTGCGCCCAAGGGCGTGCTAAGACGGCTGCTGCGTACCCTGTTTGAATTTTATCCGGTGCTTTTGCCCGTCACCATGGTGTGCATCCTGATTAACGCCGTTGTCAGCGCCGCCCCGGCCATCTTCATGCAGAACATTATTGCAGTTGTGGATGACAGCTACAAAAGCGGCGACTGGGCGGCTGTATCGGGAAAAATCCTTTCCTTTGTGGCGATTCTCGTCACCATGTACATTGTCAGCCTCATCGCCGGCGCCTTCTACACGCAGATGATGGCAATCATCACCCAGGGCTCCCTGCGTAAGCTGCGCGAAAAAATGTTCAGCCACATGCAGGATCTCCCCCTGCGGTATTTCGATACCAATGGCCACGGCGATATCATGAGCTATTACACCAACGACGTGGACACCCTGCGCCAGTTAATCAGCCAGAGCCTTCCGCAGATGACGATTTCCGCGGTGCAGCTTCTGACGATCTTCTGTATCATGATGTATTACAGCATCACTCTGGGCGTCATCGTCGTCCTCGGCGTTGTCCTCATGGTGTTTGCAGCCAAAGCCATTACGGCCCGCTCCTCCAAATATTTCCTCCGCCAGCAGATCACCATCGCCAAGGCCGAGGCTTTCATGGAGGAAATGATTACCGGCCAGAAGGTCATCAAGGTCTTCTGCCACGAGGAAGCCGCAAAGGCCGATTTTGACAAGGTGAACGGGGAAATCTTTTATAATGCCCGCAACGGAAACCGCTTTGCCAACATCCTGATGCCGCTTCTCGGCAACGTCGGAAACGTCATGTACGTCGTCGTGGCTGTGGCCGGCGGCGCGCTGCTCCTTACGGATGTTCCGAATTTCAGTATTTCAGGCATGGCCTTCAGCATCAGCATTGTCGTGCCGTTCCTAAACATGACGAAGCAGTTTGCAGGCGCCATCGGCCAGGTTTCCAACCAGATCAACATGGTAATCATGGGACTTGCAGGCGCCCACCGCATCTTCGCCCTCTTAGATGAGGAACCGGAGAAGGACGAGGGCTATGTCACGCTTGTAAACGCCAGGGAGAATCCCGACGGGACACTCACTGAGTGCGAGGAACGCACCCATATCTGGGCATGGAAGCACCCGCACCACGACGGGACGCTCACCTACACCCGCCTGCGCGGCGACGTGCGTTTTTATGACGTGGACTTCGGATATACGCCGGAGAAAACCGTCCTGCACGACATCTCCCTTTACGCCAAGCCGGGCCAGAAGGTCGCTTTCGTCGGCTCCACCGGCGCAGGAAAGACGACGATTACCAACTTAATCAACCGGTTCTATGATATCGAGGACGGAAAAATCCGCTACGACGACATCAACATCAACAAGATTAAAAAGGCGGATCTTCGCCGAAGCCTCGGCATCATTCTCCAGGATACCAACCTGTTCACCGGAACAGTTATGGACAATATCCGCTACGGAAAGCTGGATGCCACCGATGAGGAGTGTATCAGTGCGGCGAAGCTTGCCGGTGCCGATGACTTTATCACCCGTCTTCCGGAGGGCTACAACACGATGCTCACCGGAAACGGCGCCAACTTAAGCCAGGGGCAGCGCCAGCTTCTCGCCATCGCCCGTGCGGCTGTCGCTGACCCGCCTGTCATGATTATGGACGAGGCGACAAGCTCCATCGACACGCGTACCGAGGCCATTGTCCAGCGGGGCATGGATGCGCTGATGGCCGGGCGCACGGTATTCGTCATCGCCCACCGCCTTTCCACGGTTCAGAATTCCAACGCCATCATGGTTCTCGACCACGGCCGGATTATCGAGCGCGGCACCCATGAGGATCTGATTAAGCTGAAGGGCACTTACTATCAATTATATACGGGCGCGCTGGAGCTGGATTAG
- the xth gene encoding exodeoxyribonuclease III, whose product MKKMISWNVNGLRACMGKGFIETMNSLDADIFCIQESKLQEGQIDLDLPGYHQYWNYAEKKGYSGTAMFTKEEPMSVTLGIGMEEHDKEGRVITAEFPEYYVVTCYTPNSQEGLKRLDYRMEWEDAFLSYLKKLEEKKPVIFCGDLNVAHTEIDLKNPKTNRKNAGFTDEERGKFSALLEAGFIDTYRYFYPDKEGVYSWWSYRFSARAKNAGWRIDYFCVSQALKDRLESADIHTEIMGSDHCPVELVIR is encoded by the coding sequence ATGAAAAAAATGATTTCCTGGAACGTCAACGGCCTGCGAGCCTGCATGGGCAAGGGATTTATAGAGACAATGAACAGCCTGGACGCCGACATCTTCTGCATCCAGGAGAGCAAGCTCCAGGAGGGCCAGATCGACCTCGACCTTCCCGGCTATCACCAGTACTGGAACTATGCCGAGAAAAAGGGCTATTCCGGCACGGCCATGTTTACGAAAGAAGAGCCCATGTCCGTAACCCTGGGAATCGGAATGGAAGAGCATGATAAAGAAGGCCGGGTCATCACAGCCGAATTCCCGGAATACTATGTCGTCACCTGCTATACGCCAAATTCCCAGGAGGGCCTGAAGCGTCTGGACTACCGCATGGAATGGGAGGACGCTTTCCTTTCCTATTTAAAGAAGCTGGAGGAAAAAAAGCCTGTGATTTTCTGCGGCGATTTAAACGTGGCCCACACGGAAATCGATTTAAAAAATCCGAAAACAAACCGGAAAAACGCCGGTTTTACCGATGAAGAGCGCGGCAAATTTTCGGCGCTTCTTGAGGCTGGATTCATCGACACCTACCGCTATTTTTACCCGGACAAAGAGGGCGTCTATTCCTGGTGGTCGTACCGCTTCTCGGCCAGGGCGAAAAATGCCGGGTGGCGCATTGACTATTTCTGCGTGTCCCAGGCCTTAAAAGACCGCCTTGAAAGCGCCGATATCCACACAGAAATCATGGGCAGCGACCACTGTCCCGTGGAGCTGGTAATCCGGTAG
- a CDS encoding ABC transporter ATP-binding protein: MIKTLAHSIREFKKPAMLTPLLVMVEVVLECIIPSIIATLVNQMQAGCGMDVILRYGGLLILMAFLSLVFGVAAGNTCATAATGFARNLRRDMFYRIQDYSFENIDKFSVSSLVTRMTTDVVNVQMAFMMIIRVAIRGPLMLIFSFIMGFSMGGSLANIFLFTIPLLSIGLILVIRSAMPIFRRVFRKYDALNDSVQENVQAMRVVKSYVREAYEKKKFAAAAGDVCKDFTRAERIMALNSPIMQFCVYAGMVFVLSYGSYAVITSRGMEVAVGQMSAIVTYSFQILMSLMMLSMVFVMITMSMESAERIVEVLTEESRLKSPENAVKTVADGSIDFDGVSFKYSQKAERMALADVDLHIKSGELIGILGGTGSSKTTLIQLIPRLYDVTEGCVKVGGVDVRNYDLEALRNNVAVVLQKNVLFSGTIKDNLRWGNPDASDAEMEEACRLAQADEFIQQFPQKYDTWIEQGGSNVSGGQKQRLCIARALLKKPKVLILDDSTSAVDTRTDALIRQGFREFIPETTKIIIAQRVASVQDADRIIVMDGGSISAVGTHEELLKTSEIYHEVYTSQNKAGDKDGTE; encoded by the coding sequence ATGATAAAAACCCTTGCTCACAGTATTCGTGAGTTCAAAAAACCGGCGATGCTTACGCCGCTTTTAGTTATGGTGGAGGTAGTCCTGGAATGCATCATCCCCTCGATTATCGCCACGCTGGTAAACCAGATGCAGGCAGGATGCGGCATGGACGTCATCCTGAGATACGGCGGACTGCTCATTCTCATGGCCTTCCTGTCCCTGGTTTTCGGTGTTGCCGCAGGAAACACCTGCGCTACGGCAGCCACAGGCTTTGCCCGCAACTTAAGAAGAGACATGTTTTACCGCATCCAGGATTATTCCTTTGAGAACATCGACAAGTTCTCGGTTTCCAGCCTCGTGACCCGTATGACAACGGACGTCGTAAACGTGCAGATGGCGTTTATGATGATCATCCGCGTCGCCATCCGCGGCCCGCTCATGTTAATCTTTTCATTCATCATGGGCTTTTCCATGGGCGGAAGCCTGGCAAACATCTTCCTGTTCACGATCCCGCTTTTAAGCATCGGACTCATCCTGGTGATCCGTTCGGCCATGCCGATTTTCCGCCGGGTATTCCGCAAGTATGATGCCTTAAACGACTCGGTTCAGGAGAACGTGCAGGCCATGCGCGTCGTAAAGAGCTATGTCCGTGAAGCGTATGAGAAAAAGAAATTTGCCGCTGCGGCCGGTGACGTGTGCAAAGATTTCACCCGTGCCGAGCGCATCATGGCTCTCAACAGCCCGATCATGCAGTTCTGCGTCTACGCAGGCATGGTCTTTGTGCTGTCCTATGGCTCTTACGCCGTCATCACAAGCCGCGGCATGGAGGTGGCTGTCGGCCAGATGTCGGCCATCGTCACGTACAGCTTCCAGATTCTCATGAGCTTAATGATGCTGTCCATGGTATTCGTGATGATTACCATGTCCATGGAGTCTGCCGAGCGTATTGTGGAAGTCCTGACAGAAGAAAGCCGTTTAAAGAGCCCGGAGAACGCGGTGAAAACCGTGGCTGACGGCTCCATCGACTTCGACGGCGTAAGCTTCAAGTATTCCCAGAAGGCCGAGCGCATGGCGCTTGCCGATGTGGATCTGCACATTAAATCCGGTGAGCTCATCGGAATTTTAGGCGGCACCGGTTCTTCCAAGACTACGCTGATCCAGCTCATCCCGCGTCTTTACGACGTCACCGAGGGCTGCGTCAAGGTAGGCGGCGTGGATGTCCGAAACTATGATCTGGAGGCGCTCCGCAACAACGTGGCCGTCGTGCTCCAGAAGAACGTGCTTTTCAGCGGCACCATCAAGGACAATCTCCGCTGGGGAAATCCCGATGCCAGCGACGCGGAGATGGAGGAGGCCTGCCGTCTGGCCCAGGCCGACGAGTTTATCCAGCAGTTCCCGCAGAAGTACGATACCTGGATCGAACAGGGCGGCTCCAATGTTTCCGGCGGCCAGAAACAGCGTCTCTGCATCGCCCGCGCCCTGCTTAAGAAACCGAAGGTGCTGATTTTGGACGATTCCACCAGCGCCGTGGATACCAGGACAGACGCCCTGATCCGTCAGGGCTTCCGCGAATTCATCCCGGAAACGACGAAAATTATCATTGCACAGCGTGTGGCATCGGTTCAGGACGCCGACCGCATCATCGTTATGGACGGCGGCAGCATCAGTGCCGTCGGCACCCATGAGGAACTGTTGAAGACAAGTGAAATTTACCACGAGGTATATACTTCCCAGAACAAGGCAGGTGATAAAGATGGCACAGAATAA
- a CDS encoding HAMP domain-containing histidine kinase yields the protein MKLKTKLTAAVLGVFASVFALCGTFSAVSLKNYSLDTAASEEREKLAIAGRAFRQVGTREDFEEMGEIARDAYLKYQFRRCYKDGYALIKNGEPLVNLTGYEIVNLDALTGEYAVQEVGGRRILLLMEPLLYPDGFAVLAASDVSSVWENAGRQAALSGLVFLASSLGASLLLALFLTRALRPLEELKNAAAAISQGKLGTKVAVRSSDELGQVGQAFNQMSDQVEQQVEDLQLLLGSLAHEMKTPMTSVMGYADSLLHVRLPKEAQTAALQRIYESGARMEQLSSRLLSLLGLYENDSISFSEIPADALFRQVHEDCAPLLKESGVRLLSDCPAHVSFYGDAVLLSSLLANLVQNACRASKPGDPVRLSARPGKLIVEDSGCGITKKDLPHVTKAFYMADRSRSRSQGGSGLGLALCERIAALHGASLKIESQEGQGTKVTVAFTEHLQNDEYFEKRL from the coding sequence ATGAAATTGAAAACAAAGCTGACCGCCGCCGTCCTGGGCGTCTTTGCATCCGTCTTCGCCCTCTGCGGAACATTTTCTGCCGTCTCTTTAAAAAATTACAGCCTGGACACGGCCGCCTCCGAGGAGCGCGAAAAACTGGCTATCGCCGGACGGGCGTTCCGGCAGGTGGGCACCAGGGAGGACTTTGAGGAAATGGGGGAAATCGCCAGAGACGCCTATTTAAAATACCAGTTCCGCCGCTGCTACAAGGATGGCTACGCCCTGATCAAAAACGGGGAACCCCTCGTCAACCTCACCGGCTATGAGATCGTGAACCTTGATGCCCTCACTGGGGAATATGCCGTTCAGGAGGTGGGCGGCCGCCGCATTCTCCTTCTTATGGAACCGCTCCTTTACCCGGACGGGTTCGCTGTGCTGGCGGCGTCGGATGTGTCTTCCGTCTGGGAAAATGCCGGACGGCAGGCCGCCCTGTCGGGCCTTGTTTTCCTGGCGTCTTCCCTGGGCGCTTCCCTTCTTCTTGCCCTGTTTCTCACCCGCGCCCTCCGCCCCCTGGAGGAGTTAAAAAACGCGGCCGCGGCCATCAGCCAGGGAAAGCTCGGAACCAAGGTAGCTGTCCGCTCCTCTGACGAGCTGGGACAGGTGGGACAGGCTTTTAACCAGATGTCCGACCAGGTGGAACAGCAGGTGGAGGATTTGCAGCTCCTTTTAGGCTCCCTGGCCCACGAGATGAAAACCCCCATGACCTCTGTCATGGGCTACGCCGACAGCCTGCTCCATGTGCGTCTGCCTAAAGAAGCACAGACGGCAGCTCTCCAGCGCATCTATGAGTCCGGAGCCAGGATGGAACAGCTCTCCTCCCGTCTTTTAAGCCTTCTGGGACTTTATGAAAATGATTCCATCTCCTTTTCCGAAATCCCGGCAGATGCCCTTTTCCGTCAGGTTCATGAAGACTGCGCTCCCCTGCTAAAAGAAAGCGGCGTCCGCCTCCTTTCAGACTGTCCTGCGCACGTCTCTTTTTACGGGGATGCCGTTCTTCTCTCCAGCCTGCTCGCAAACCTGGTTCAGAATGCCTGCCGCGCCTCCAAACCCGGCGATCCAGTCCGCCTCTCAGCCCGGCCGGGGAAACTCATCGTGGAAGACTCCGGCTGCGGCATTACAAAAAAGGATCTGCCTCACGTAACCAAGGCTTTCTACATGGCAGACCGCTCCCGTTCCCGCAGCCAGGGAGGCTCCGGCCTGGGTCTGGCCCTCTGTGAGCGCATCGCAGCACTCCACGGCGCTTCCTTAAAAATCGAGAGCCAGGAAGGTCAGGGGACAAAGGTGACTGTGGCGTTTACAGAACATTTACAAAACGATGAATACTTTGAAAAGAGGCTGTGA
- a CDS encoding methylated-DNA--[protein]-cysteine S-methyltransferase codes for MTITCRDGAVTGIGFGRFAPKDKELEETRTSLSDQAYGQLSEYFAGERTEFDLPLSPEGTEFQKKVWKALTEIPYGETRSYKDIAAAIGDEKAVRAVGSANNKNSIGIVIPCHRVIGADGSMTGYAGGLENKKKLLELERRVTAAKAQMQVKSSDAPTQCKEKES; via the coding sequence ATTACCATCACCTGCCGCGACGGCGCCGTGACGGGAATTGGCTTCGGCCGCTTTGCGCCGAAGGATAAGGAGCTTGAGGAGACGAGAACCAGCCTCTCCGACCAGGCATACGGCCAGCTTTCCGAATACTTTGCGGGAGAGCGGACGGAATTTGACCTGCCGCTTTCGCCGGAAGGGACAGAGTTCCAGAAAAAGGTCTGGAAGGCGCTGACGGAAATCCCATACGGCGAAACGCGAAGCTATAAGGACATTGCCGCGGCCATCGGGGATGAAAAGGCCGTCCGCGCCGTCGGCTCGGCAAACAATAAAAATTCCATCGGCATCGTCATCCCCTGCCACCGGGTCATCGGGGCGGACGGCTCCATGACCGGCTATGCCGGCGGGCTGGAAAACAAGAAAAAGCTTTTGGAGCTGGAGCGGCGCGTCACGGCGGCGAAGGCGCAGATGCAGGTGAAAAGCAGTGACGCTCCCACTCAGTGCAAGGAGAAAGAATCGTGA
- a CDS encoding response regulator transcription factor, with translation MKNRIFVVEDEPAISDLICMNLTAAGYEAMAFYDGEAVQAALRDVKKCQADLALVDVMLPGADGFQLMEDFKRADIPVIYLTAKGDVSSKVKGLRAGAEDYIVKPFEILELLVRMEKVLERTGRMRSVLTFRDLTMDLSKRRVTEGGREISLKPMEFSLLSVFLKNRNLVLGRNRLLDLVWGSDFCGETRTVDVHVAGLRKKLKAGTAIRTIPKAGYMFEDDSL, from the coding sequence ATGAAAAACAGGATTTTTGTGGTGGAGGATGAGCCTGCGATTTCCGATTTGATCTGTATGAACCTGACGGCGGCAGGCTATGAGGCAATGGCTTTCTATGACGGAGAGGCCGTGCAGGCCGCCTTGCGGGATGTGAAAAAATGTCAGGCGGATCTGGCCCTGGTGGACGTGATGCTGCCGGGGGCGGATGGCTTTCAGCTTATGGAGGATTTTAAGCGGGCGGACATTCCGGTGATCTATCTCACTGCCAAAGGCGATGTTTCCTCCAAAGTAAAGGGCCTGCGGGCCGGGGCCGAGGACTATATCGTCAAGCCCTTTGAGATTCTGGAGCTTCTGGTGCGGATGGAAAAGGTTCTGGAGCGGACGGGGCGGATGCGCTCCGTTCTCACTTTCCGGGATCTGACCATGGACTTAAGCAAACGGCGGGTGACGGAAGGCGGCCGGGAAATCTCCTTAAAGCCCATGGAGTTTTCTCTTCTGTCCGTCTTCTTAAAAAACAGGAATCTGGTTCTTGGGAGGAACCGACTGTTAGACCTGGTGTGGGGGAGTGATTTCTGCGGGGAAACCAGAACCGTGGACGTCCATGTGGCCGGACTGCGGAAAAAATTAAAGGCAGGGACGGCCATCCGCACCATTCCCAAAGCCGGATACATGTTTGAGGATGACAGCCTATGA